The Gossypium hirsutum isolate 1008001.06 chromosome D07, Gossypium_hirsutum_v2.1, whole genome shotgun sequence genome includes the window aattttcatccatttttggacgatttaacaaaaaattcaaatttaaaagttaaaagagacgaaaattaaaaaacaaaagttaaaatgattttttttacaaaattagagGGTTAAAATGTTATTATGTCTTTTTATTATACAATACTTGAAAGTACTGATAAcctatttttaatcatttaataagaGGATAAACGTATTTCAACACATTGTGTTCCCACAacaaatgtaaaaaataatataaaacctaattgattttttttttaaattcaaacttttttaaaagaaattaaagttcAAACCTTTTTAATACACTTTAGCATAGATAACAATATAGATAATATTCAGGGCCGAATCTAGGACCTGGTAGGCCTCCGCatttaaaatagaatttttttttattttaattctttaattttaaaattttaaattaataaaaataaaattataatttaacctttaaaagtaataaaattttaatttaatcatttaaaaattacatttttactgaATTAAAATTAGGCTCATTACAATTttgattatctaattaaataatataaatataggtACAGTCTTTATTACACCCtaattatttttgttcatttatttgaaGAGTCTTTTCTCGTTCGTCCATCATCATCTTCCTCCTACCATCGTCCCTCTTCTCTCCCTCTCGCGTCTCTGCAAAtcagtttctttttcttctcttttcgtCTCAGTTCTCACCTGCCGCCGTGTCCGCTGGTTTTTGCCGGACCTGACGAGTCCGGGTAACGAAGATTATGAATTAGAGTTAGTGCTCAAACAACTTTGCATTATAGTTAACGCACCAAATTGGGTTTCTTTATACATTCATGTACCGTATTTAGCATTGAGTTACAGTTTAGGTTCTATTTCTTATAATCAATTATTGAGCATTATGCTTTTGTATTCGAGTGATTGACAAAATATGTGTTATGATTGTAGTGAAAAAGACGTAGAAAAATGGCAGAAGAACCCTTGTATGGTGGTCCAGGAGCTAAGGTCTCTGTATTTGATTATTCGGTCGAGAATCATTTTAGGGCAATGGATACTATATCTAAGCTTTGTGAAGAGCCCAAGATTGATGGTCTGTATGAAACTGATATCCGGAGATTCTCTTCTTCAATCACCTTCTTAAGGTAGATTTATATTTGTCTGTGAGCATTTAGAACTTCCATGTGTTAAACAAGCAAAATTTGATTGTTTCTTTTGATGTTAGCTTTATCAGTGTAATGTAGAAATCTACAACTACATGTTCCTAATTTACTATTAAACATGCTTTTAGGGAATGGAGGCATTTTGATTATGAACCGAGGATCATTAGGTTTGCTAATGAGCTAAAAGACTCACCGGGTAAAGATGTTTCTCTTGGCATAGAGTTGCCCCAGTTTTCATCAGCAACTGTTCCCAAGGTGAAAGTAATCTTTTTTTTTGGGTTCTCCAGTTGGAGTGATCTTTAACGACAGTAGAAAATCTTCTAGAGTAGTTATTACTTATTATAGCATAATATTTTGTTAATACtggttgtttttcttctttttttttttgaagcagCAGGACAGAGTGTACGGAAGCAATGCATCTGTAGAATACGGGTTAGATTGGATTTTTGTTTGTGATAATAGTTTCCAATATTTTTGGGTTTACTTTATGTGGTAAAAGGATGGTGTAATTTGGGTTTGAAAAAGGTCATAGTTTCATTCTTGACAAGCATACATGCAAATTAATAGACTATGAAAGTTCTGCTATTGTATAGgattcctctctctctctctctctctctctaaacAAAAAAGAAACTCTTATGAACATGCCCCAGATGGTGTTTGTTCTTGTTAATCTGTGATGCATATGCATATGATAATTATAAGAACTTGGGTGTTATTGTTCCTCTTATTTAAGATCTGTGTCATAGGTTACCATATTTCATTTGTCAGACAAAATTGAGTCTAAACCTGTCTTACAAAGCTTGCTACAAAATGGTATGTCGTATACATTTATTAACATTATTGAAGTACATCTTCTTGCAGTAAGGACTTTGTGATGTATGTTGGAGGGTCTGTTTGGGCATTGGATTGGTGCCCTCAAGTTCATGAGAATCCAAACAGTCTTGTCAAATGTGAGGTACTTCACTACTTCTCCCCTCTGAAATCCTAACCTACTTGTGAGAACCTTTCTTTTGTTTATAAATTTAGTCTTCTGTATTTGAGTTTCGGTTGTTTTGCATTAAACTGTTTTATTCTCAGGATGCACGTTGTGCTAGCCCAAACCTAGTTCTACTTGGGTATTTCAAATGAAAGAGACAAAAAAGCCTAGATCTTTTCTTAGATAATGGTTTAAAAATTTGCTTGCATGCTTAATAAGTAGGATTAATAATAATCATCACCATCTTAATGCTACAATCTTGTGAGACCATCCGTGTGACTTATTTTTGTTTGCCTTCTTTTTCCTAGTTTATTGCTATTGCTGCTCATCCTCCTCAATCTTATTATCACAAGTTGGGTGCCCCACTTGTTGGTAGAGGCATCATTCAAATATGGTGTGTGCTAAATGCTGGGGTGAACGAGGAAGAAGCTACTCTGGCAAAGGAAAAGTCGAAACAAATACCTCAAAATACAGAGGCCGTGAACGAGAGCTCAGCAAAGAGGACTAGAGGAAGACCTAGAAAAATGCCAATAGATGAATCTCAGACTGATCAGGTTAAGAGACCAGAAGGCAGATCTAGAAAAAAATCAATTCTTGAATTTCCTGACAGTGATCCAGATGTCCAGCCTCTTGCTGTTCAGTACCCAGGCATTTCCTTCCAGCCAGTTTCTACGGACAATGTTCCTGGGAATACGCAAGAAAATGTTCCACATAAGAATCATAAAAAACGAAAAGTTTGTAAAGAGGCAACATGCACATCTGATGCAACCCCTCAAACTTCTAAGAAGAGTATAAAATTGAAAAGTACGACACAGGAGAAAAATAACAGTgatagaaaaattgaaaatgaaaaatcaGAATCTTCTTCTGCAATAAACCAACAAATTCATTTTAACACCGGGCAAGAAGCTACTGTGTCAAGTAATGTTTTAGGTTGTAATTCGATCAAGGTCAGCCCGGGTTCTCTTTCTATTCCAGGCGACATTGCCTTGCCAAGAGCTGTCCTCTGCCTAGCACACAATGGAAAAGTTGCTTGGGATGTAAAATGGCAGCCATATCATAAACATGATTCTAAATGCAACCAACGGATGGGCTATCTGGCTGTCTTACTGGGAAATGGATCTTTGGAAGTGTAAGAGCTCTGCCTTAATTGTCTAGactttctattttaaattttcttcgtAATTTTTCTACCTGTCGTTGCTTAGGACTGAGTCATTGAAGAATAAGCATCATTATCTTTATACAACACTAATAGAACACAGAAGCTCTTTTAAGGGGGTTGTTCTCGTGCCATGTCTTACTTAACAGAATAGGTTGGCTTCCTAATTCGACGTCTGGAAGCATTGCCGCTAACGGCCCTGCTTGTGGATTATTAGCACTAGCAGTGGATTGGATTGGATTGGGGAAAAGTCCATAGAACTATATGTTGATATTAATTGTCATTTCAAGACTTCAAAATAAGGGAATATCTGAAATGcttgtaataataattattgcaATATAAAATCTTGAATACAATAATACTCAGTCAAGTAGAACGTTTTggaagaattaaattaaattctacaATATTGCAACTAGATTGGGTGCATAAGATGCTTATAAATGAGAGTGGGGTAGAAGGTGTTTGTCAAATACCTGAAATGTAGAAATCAAAGGTACCACGGTAAACATTGAAAATTAATACTTCTGTGTCATTTTTTAGAAGCCTACTTTTCCcctaatttattatgaattttagcTTTCCATGCCAGCTCCCCCTGTTTCTTGTTTTAAATCAGTTCCGTGTCATCCACTTTTGCAGTTGGTTATAGCAATTAGTTGATTTTATGTTTCATTTAGGTTTATCATTGACAATTTCTGTTAATGTTGTGTGATTCCGCCAATGCATTGCAGGTGGGAGGTTCCTCTTCTAAATATGATAAAAACTATTTATTCAACTTCACCTAAGCAGGGAACCGACCCTCGCTTTGTAAAATTGGACCCAGTTTTCAAGTGCTCAAAGTTAAAATGCGGTGATATACAGAGGTAATTTGCAATCTATAGTTTTTCTCTATTAAATTGTTCTATATGTGTGTGTGTGCTACTTCTATAATGTTGCAGTTCTTTAGAATTTCTAAAACATGTTGGAAACAGAACATTTATCATAGTGCTAAGTAGGGTTGTTCTTTGCTATGCGTACAAAGAAAATGGAGGGATGGGGTGGTTGTGGACATGTGGGTTATTAAGCAGCATGGATCCCTATTTATACTTAGGCAGTTATATCACAATATGCAATGCAACATGTCTTGGTTGTTCCTGGTTGCAGTTCATCTCCATGGCGCATTCCCATTGACTACTCCCATGTTTAGAATTATAGAAATCCTTTGCATGTGGAATGCAGGAGAATTTTTCTgttagaaaaagaaaactaaagaaCAAAATTTTGCATAAATTGCTATTGAATATCATACTTCTGAGACTTTATTGATATACTAATTATTTATTAGAACTTCCTAGATTATATGGAAAACAttgtaaaagaaaagaagaattatTTTCACTTTACACCATATGCAGCTCTATTACTAATTTCATGTAAATGGGTCTGGGTCCTTCTCAGTGATATTGCATCTTCCATGTTGAGgaaattaatttgtaaacatAGAATTCAACCGACTGATTTACTAATTTAAAGCTTTATTTGGTTGCTTGTAAATCctttgattcataaaattctttaaCTAGTCCTGTGACCTTTTGCTACTTTCAGTTTTCCTTTATGATCTTGTTCTTGCTTTCGATTCTACTTCATTTATCACTAATTCAGAGGCTACTGTTTATTAAACAGCATTCCTTTAACAGTTGAGTGGTCAACCTCACCTCCACATGATTATTTACTAGCTGGATGCCATGATGGAATGGTATAATGTTAGTTAGTTTGTTgttttatatactttttcttaTAAGTAATTTCACTTATATAGTATTTGTTTTTGACTCTTGGAGAATCAGTATAGTGCCTTTGCATAAAAGGAATTAGAAGTGTTCTTTTTGTTTACAAAATTGGTCTATAATCAATGGAACTTTTCCAggaaatatttgtaaaatatgtTCCTCCTGCATTAATATGTTGATTGAACATTTGCTGGGTTGCTTAGATTTTTCCTATTATTTCAATGGCTAGGATTATCATTTACtcatgattttgatttttgtagCATCAAAACTAATGTAGTTAATATCAGGTTGCTTTGTGGAAATTCTCTGCAAGTGGTTCACCAAAAATTAATGGTAACAAATTAGTCAAAGTTTTTTTGGTTATTGATGTGGTTTGAATTAGGGCTTTGGTTATCAGCATCAAATCCCTAGTTGAATTTTATTTCCCACTTTGTAATTATGCAGATACGAGACCTCTGCTTTGTTTTAGTGCAGATACAGCACCGATTAGATCAGTTGCATGGGCCCCATCTGGAAGGTCAGTGATGTCTGCAGTGTTCCCTTTCCAGACTAGATTTTATATAGCTATCTATGCAGCAATACTTTCTTCTGTTCAGAACCCATATCTTATGGGAATTTGGTGGCTAAAATGCAAAAGGACTGGCCTTTGGTAGATTTGTGCCTATCTTCcctttttctttaagttttcAAGGTTATGGGCTATCTGCCCTCTGTTGGACAATTGCTAATAAATTGGAACTACTTTATTAACCAGATCTTTTTGTCTGTCAACTATACAGATGCTTGATGCTTACTGATTGTTGTAAATAAAAACTCTAATGTTGAATTTCAGTGATATGGAGAGCTCAAATGTTATTCTTACTGCTGGACATGGAGGTGTTAAATTTTGGGACATACGGTAACCTTGATAGCATGTTAAGTTTGATCGCTTTGTATCTCAGTTATCTCTGAGCTTTT containing:
- the LOC107925902 gene encoding uncharacterized protein isoform X1 produces the protein MAEEPLYGGPGAKVSVFDYSVENHFRAMDTISKLCEEPKIDGLYETDIRRFSSSITFLREWRHFDYEPRIIRFANELKDSPGKDVSLGIELPQFSSATVPKQDRVYGSNASVEYGKDFVMYVGGSVWALDWCPQVHENPNSLVKCEFIAIAAHPPQSYYHKLGAPLVGRGIIQIWCVLNAGVNEEEATLAKEKSKQIPQNTEAVNESSAKRTRGRPRKMPIDESQTDQVKRPEGRSRKKSILEFPDSDPDVQPLAVQYPGISFQPVSTDNVPGNTQENVPHKNHKKRKVCKEATCTSDATPQTSKKSIKLKSTTQEKNNSDRKIENEKSESSSAINQQIHFNTGQEATVSSNVLGCNSIKVSPGSLSIPGDIALPRAVLCLAHNGKVAWDVKWQPYHKHDSKCNQRMGYLAVLLGNGSLEVWEVPLLNMIKTIYSTSPKQGTDPRFVKLDPVFKCSKLKCGDIQSIPLTVEWSTSPPHDYLLAGCHDGMVALWKFSASGSPKINDTRPLLCFSADTAPIRSVAWAPSGSDMESSNVILTAGHGGVKFWDIRDPFLPLWDVHPAPKFIYSLDWLPEPRCVIISFDDGTMRLLSLVQAACDVPVTGKPFGGSKQQGLHVYNCSSFAIWCVQVSRLTGMVAYCGADGTATCFQLTSKAVDKDFSRNRSPHFACGSLTEEEPAVIVNTPLPDNPLPLKKPSSECGDGQRSMRYFLTESLGKNAKDRKAKVPTSNQRTLALYDGNDPSVESEPEETLAALKSKMKPKSKSERTLALCSGNDPSLESEPEETLAALKSKMNPNSKSDGKKKANDSQALAQGTKEATNKEREETEKEGESQMETFPPKIVAMHRVRWNMNKGSERWLCYGGAAGIVRCQEITVRDVDTKLTRKR
- the LOC107925902 gene encoding uncharacterized protein isoform X3; the encoded protein is MAEEPLYGGPGAKVSVFDYSVENHFRAMDTISKLCEEPKIDGLYETDIRRFSSSITFLREWRHFDYEPRIIRFANELKDSPGKDVSLGIELPQFSSATVPKQDRVYGSNASVEYGKDFVMYVGGSVWALDWCPQVHENPNSLVKCEFIAIAAHPPQSYYHKLGAPLVGRGIIQIWCVLNAGVNEEEATLAKEKSKQIPQNTEAVNESSAKRTRGRPRKMPIDESQTDQVKRPEGRSRKKSILEFPDSDPDVQPLAVQYPGISFQPVSTDNVPGNTQENVPHKNHKKRKVCKEATCTSDATPQTSKKSIKLKSTTQEKNNSDRKIENEKSESSSAINQQIHFNTGQEATVSSNVLGCNSIKVSPGSLSIPGDIALPRAVLCLAHNGKVAWDVKWQPYHKHDSKCNQRMGYLAVLLGNGSLEVWEVPLLNMIKTIYSTSPKQGTDPRFVKLDPVFKCSKLKCGDIQSIPLTVEWSTSPPHDYLLAGCHDGMVALWKFSASGSPKINDTRPLLCFSADTAPIRSVAWAPSGSDMESSNVILTAGHGGVKFWDIRDPFLPLWDVHPAPKFIYSLDWLPEPRCVIISFDDGTMRLLSLVQAACDVPVTGKPFGGSKQQGLHVYNCSSFAIWCVQVSRLTGMVAYCGADGTATCFQLTSKAVDKDFSRNRSPHFACGSLTEEEPAVIVNTPLPDNPLPLKKPSSECGDGQRSMRYFLTESLGKNAKDRKAKVPTSNQRTLALCSGNDPSLESEPEETLAALKSKMNPNSKSDGKKKANDSQALAQGTKEATNKEREETEKEGESQMETFPPKIVAMHRVRWNMNKGSERWLCYGGAAGIVRCQEITVRDVDTKLTRKR
- the LOC107925902 gene encoding uncharacterized protein isoform X2; its protein translation is MAEEPLYGGPGAKVSVFDYSVENHFRAMDTISKLCEEPKIDGLYETDIRRFSSSITFLREWRHFDYEPRIIRFANELKDSPGKDVSLGIELPQFSSATVPKQDRVYGSNASVEYGKDFVMYVGGSVWALDWCPQVHENPNSLVKCEFIAIAAHPPQSYYHKLGAPLVGRGIIQIWCVLNAGVNEEEATLAKEKSKQIPQNTEAVNESSAKRTRGRPRKMPIDESQTDQVKRPEGRSRKKSILEFPDSDPDVQPLAVQYPGISFQPVSTDNVPGNTQENVPHKNHKKRKVCKEATCTSDATPQTSKKSIKLKSTTQEKNNSDRKIENEKSESSSAINQQIHFNTGQEATVSSNVLGCNSIKVSPGSLSIPGDIALPRAVLCLAHNGKVAWDVKWQPYHKHDSKCNQRMGYLAVLLGNGSLEVWEVPLLNMIKTIYSTSPKQGTDPRFVKLDPVFKCSKLKCGDIQSIPLTVEWSTSPPHDYLLAGCHDGMVALWKFSASGSPKINDTAPIRSVAWAPSGSDMESSNVILTAGHGGVKFWDIRDPFLPLWDVHPAPKFIYSLDWLPEPRCVIISFDDGTMRLLSLVQAACDVPVTGKPFGGSKQQGLHVYNCSSFAIWCVQVSRLTGMVAYCGADGTATCFQLTSKAVDKDFSRNRSPHFACGSLTEEEPAVIVNTPLPDNPLPLKKPSSECGDGQRSMRYFLTESLGKNAKDRKAKVPTSNQRTLALYDGNDPSVESEPEETLAALKSKMKPKSKSERTLALCSGNDPSLESEPEETLAALKSKMNPNSKSDGKKKANDSQALAQGTKEATNKEREETEKEGESQMETFPPKIVAMHRVRWNMNKGSERWLCYGGAAGIVRCQEITVRDVDTKLTRKR